A region of Bacteroidota bacterium DNA encodes the following proteins:
- a CDS encoding YkgJ family cysteine cluster protein has product MNHSTDNWRQDALKKKKEHKRLLEKSRRTKGVEKLLPPLHEEAFSKINCLDCAGCCKTISPRFKTPDIVRIADFLGIKQSKLIETYLRLDEDGDYVVKQSPCPFLGSDNYCSIYEARPGDCRKYPYTDSGDFFKYPQTTLQNTTTCPAVYYVLERLKQVC; this is encoded by the coding sequence ATGAATCATAGTACCGATAACTGGCGCCAAGACGCCCTCAAAAAAAAGAAAGAGCACAAGCGTCTGCTTGAAAAATCCCGCCGAACAAAAGGGGTTGAAAAATTGCTGCCACCACTGCATGAAGAGGCTTTCTCAAAAATTAATTGTCTGGATTGTGCCGGTTGCTGCAAAACCATATCTCCCCGATTTAAAACACCCGATATTGTGCGTATAGCCGATTTTCTCGGTATCAAGCAATCTAAGTTGATTGAAACATATCTCCGCTTGGATGAAGATGGAGACTATGTTGTGAAACAAAGCCCTTGTCCTTTTTTGGGAAGCGACAACTATTGCAGTATTTACGAAGCTCGCCCCGGCGACTGTCGCAAATACCCCTACACCGATTCAGGGGATTTTTTCAAATATCCTCAAACGACTCTTCAAAACACCACGACCTGTCCGGCGGTATATTATGTTTTGGAAAGATTGAAGCAGGTTTGTTAA
- the carA gene encoding glutamine-hydrolyzing carbamoyl-phosphate synthase small subunit, protein MYKPFNSIPAILVLADGTIFKGNSLGKIGTTSGEICFNTGMTGYQEIFTDPSYYGQIIIMTSDHIGNYGVIPSEVESKSVKISGLITKRFAAQAYSRTMAEESLQDYFEKNNLVGISDIDTRALTIHVRKKGAMNCIISSETTDVEVLKKKLDQAPDMEGLDLVLEVSTKQPYFYGNPESKLKVAVLDCGIKENILRCLTERGVYAQVYPAKTSFKEMEKFKPDGYFISNGPGDPSAMSYAVTTVKEIQTVGKPLFGICLGHQLLALANGIPTYKMHHGHRGINHPVKNLITNRSEITSQNHGFEVSREAIEKSKEVEITHVNLNDNTVEGIRIKGKKAFSVQYHPESSPGPHDSRYLFDQFIEDMNAN, encoded by the coding sequence ATGTATAAGCCCTTCAATTCGATTCCTGCGATACTTGTTCTAGCGGACGGTACTATTTTTAAAGGTAATTCACTTGGTAAAATCGGAACTACCTCCGGCGAAATATGCTTCAATACAGGCATGACCGGCTATCAGGAGATTTTTACTGATCCTTCTTATTATGGTCAAATCATTATCATGACGAGCGACCATATTGGGAACTATGGTGTGATACCCAGTGAGGTGGAATCAAAAAGTGTAAAAATCTCCGGTTTAATCACCAAACGTTTTGCCGCGCAGGCATATTCAAGAACAATGGCTGAGGAATCGCTTCAGGATTATTTTGAGAAAAATAACCTGGTAGGCATCAGCGACATTGATACCCGTGCTTTAACCATTCATGTTCGCAAAAAAGGAGCGATGAACTGTATTATTAGTTCGGAAACAACCGACGTTGAGGTTCTGAAAAAGAAATTGGATCAAGCACCGGATATGGAGGGGCTTGACCTAGTTCTCGAAGTCTCCACTAAACAGCCTTATTTCTACGGAAACCCCGAATCGAAGTTGAAAGTAGCCGTGCTGGATTGCGGCATCAAAGAGAACATTCTGAGGTGCCTGACCGAACGGGGAGTTTATGCCCAAGTTTATCCCGCGAAAACATCATTCAAGGAGATGGAAAAGTTTAAGCCGGATGGCTATTTTATTTCCAATGGCCCGGGCGACCCTTCTGCAATGTCTTATGCGGTGACTACGGTTAAAGAAATTCAAACTGTCGGCAAACCTTTGTTCGGTATCTGTCTTGGTCACCAGCTATTAGCGCTGGCAAATGGCATTCCAACTTATAAAATGCACCACGGTCACCGGGGCATCAACCATCCGGTAAAGAATTTAATCACCAATCGAAGCGAAATCACTTCACAGAATCACGGTTTTGAAGTTTCGCGCGAAGCCATTGAAAAATCAAAAGAAGTAGAGATAACTCACGTGAACTTGAACGACAATACTGTAGAAGGTATTCGCATTAAAGGCAAGAAAGCATTCAGTGTTCAATATCATCCAGAAAGCTCTCCGGGTCCTCATGACTCCAGATATTTATTCGACCAGTTTATAGAAGACATGAACGCCAACTAA
- a CDS encoding DUF1295 domain-containing protein, with protein sequence MIRTAAILITTLIVLPIIAFTLDTQSLSDLQWTMLQTSALIALIVAFSCFALAEWTGNCSQVDKIWSIVPMVYVWYFAFASGWNDRIILMACCVTIWGLRLTYNFSRHGGYRWRFWEGEEDYRWEVLRQNHLFKGHTWRWRLFNLFFISLYQNTLIWLFTLPAMMAYVGKDKPLNWFDWLVAVLFVGFVVVETVADQQQWDFQQQKKKRLKSGEKLDGEYANGFVSSGLWSLMRHPNYASEQAVWLIFYLFTISAGAFWMNWSMTGSLLLLILFQSSSDFSETISASKYPAYTNYQKTVSRFIPKLW encoded by the coding sequence ATGATTCGAACCGCTGCTATTCTAATTACCACCCTGATCGTTTTACCGATCATCGCTTTCACCCTCGATACGCAAAGCCTCAGCGATTTACAATGGACTATGCTCCAAACCTCTGCCCTCATCGCTCTGATAGTGGCCTTTTCCTGCTTTGCTCTGGCCGAATGGACGGGCAATTGTAGCCAAGTGGATAAAATATGGAGTATCGTTCCGATGGTCTATGTCTGGTATTTTGCGTTTGCCTCCGGTTGGAATGATCGGATTATCCTCATGGCTTGCTGCGTCACTATTTGGGGGCTACGACTCACCTACAACTTTTCTCGTCATGGAGGCTACCGGTGGAGATTTTGGGAAGGTGAAGAAGACTATCGTTGGGAAGTGCTGCGCCAAAACCACTTGTTCAAAGGTCATACTTGGCGCTGGCGTTTATTTAACCTCTTCTTTATTTCACTTTATCAAAATACACTTATCTGGCTTTTCACCCTTCCGGCTATGATGGCCTATGTAGGAAAGGACAAGCCTTTAAACTGGTTCGATTGGCTTGTGGCAGTTCTGTTCGTGGGTTTTGTTGTGGTAGAAACTGTGGCCGACCAACAGCAATGGGATTTTCAGCAGCAAAAAAAGAAGCGTTTAAAGTCGGGAGAAAAACTGGATGGAGAATATGCAAATGGGTTTGTGAGTAGTGGTCTCTGGAGTTTAATGCGCCATCCTAACTATGCTTCAGAACAGGCGGTCTGGCTAATATTTTATCTATTTACGATTTCGGCAGGCGCGTTTTGGATGAACTGGAGTATGACTGGTAGTCTGCTATTATTGATTTTATTTCAATCCAGTTCTGATTTCAGCGAAACTATTTCAGCGTCTAAATACCCCGCCTACACAAATTATCAGAAAACCGTTTCCCGCTTTATACCAAAACTATGGTAA
- a CDS encoding carboxypeptidase-like regulatory domain-containing protein: MLLHKPSKLFFQTRPLLLSAFCVFCSVLCYSQLNYDFTEGKFLIKGKVVDLQTKAPIAMTNVRINGTSKGTTCDNDGVFATYVSKTDTLKFSSTGYLSKVMHMEDVDSTKYYILQIELLHDFIKLKEVTIYPYRDMDEFKKAFIEAKDMQRASMYGLTPPKYTNNIPKPKFYNPVSFLYERLKKKKRAADPDFKP, translated from the coding sequence ATGTTGCTGCACAAACCGAGTAAATTATTTTTCCAAACCAGACCGCTCCTGCTCTCTGCCTTCTGTGTTTTCTGCTCGGTACTCTGCTATTCCCAATTAAACTACGACTTCACCGAGGGTAAATTTCTCATTAAAGGAAAGGTAGTGGACCTGCAGACCAAGGCACCTATCGCTATGACAAACGTTCGCATTAACGGTACCTCCAAAGGAACCACTTGCGATAATGACGGAGTTTTTGCCACCTACGTTTCAAAAACTGACACGCTTAAATTCTCTTCCACAGGTTATCTTTCTAAGGTCATGCACATGGAAGACGTGGACTCTACCAAATATTACATTCTGCAAATTGAACTGCTTCACGACTTCATCAAACTAAAGGAAGTTACTATCTACCCTTATCGCGACATGGACGAATTTAAAAAGGCTTTCATCGAAGCCAAAGATATGCAACGAGCGAGTATGTATGGTTTGACCCCACCCAAATACACCAACAACATTCCCAAACCTAAATTTTATAACCCGGTTTCTTTTTTATACGAACGACTGAAGAAGAAAAAACGCGCCGCCGACCCCGATTTCAAGCCTTAA
- a CDS encoding ABC transporter permease: protein MNLTENIKLALRAIQANKLRTVLTLSIIVFGIMALIGILTATEGIKGKMLASFSEMGSNTFSIYNTGIVQRRGGPRRNRKSENPPITLQQANDFKKNFHFPATVSVWDEANNIAVVKHESKKTNPNVKVQAVDENYLKVLGQNIAEGRNLSKTEIESGTDVILLGRDVITKIFEPYDTVVGSLVSIGSKKYKVVGILESKGASQVATDNQVMVSVQNARWSFPDNATSYEISVMTNKPEDLDLAIDEATGLLRSLRRLRLNDQNDFDISKSERLADQILDQMKYVAIATVVIGILTLIGAGIGLMNIMLVSVNERTREIGISKALGATKRTIRIQFLTEAILICQIGGIIGIIFGIGMGNIVGAFLKTGFIFPYVWVIGGWAFTFIVGLAAGIYPAIKAAELDPVEALRYE from the coding sequence ATGAATCTCACTGAAAACATAAAGCTGGCCTTGCGCGCCATACAGGCGAACAAATTGCGCACCGTACTCACGTTGTCAATTATTGTGTTTGGCATCATGGCTTTGATTGGTATTTTGACCGCTACCGAAGGGATTAAGGGGAAAATGCTGGCGAGCTTTTCGGAGATGGGCTCCAATACTTTTTCTATCTACAACACAGGGATTGTTCAGCGCCGTGGAGGCCCAAGAAGAAACCGCAAATCTGAAAACCCTCCTATCACTCTACAACAGGCGAATGACTTTAAAAAGAATTTTCACTTTCCGGCTACGGTCAGTGTGTGGGACGAGGCGAATAATATCGCTGTGGTGAAGCATGAATCGAAGAAGACCAACCCCAATGTGAAAGTTCAGGCGGTGGATGAAAATTATCTGAAGGTGTTAGGTCAGAATATCGCCGAAGGAAGAAACCTTTCTAAAACAGAAATAGAAAGCGGAACCGACGTGATTTTATTGGGGCGAGATGTCATTACTAAAATATTTGAGCCTTACGATACCGTGGTAGGAAGTCTGGTCAGTATTGGAAGTAAAAAATATAAAGTGGTCGGCATATTGGAATCGAAAGGTGCGAGCCAGGTGGCGACCGATAATCAGGTGATGGTGAGTGTACAAAATGCACGATGGAGTTTTCCCGACAATGCTACCTCCTATGAAATCAGTGTGATGACCAACAAGCCGGAAGATCTGGATTTGGCGATTGACGAAGCTACTGGTTTGCTGCGCTCGCTGCGGCGTTTACGACTGAATGACCAAAACGATTTTGACATTTCAAAAAGCGAGCGTTTGGCAGATCAGATTCTGGATCAGATGAAATATGTAGCCATTGCCACCGTGGTGATTGGCATTCTGACTTTAATAGGCGCCGGAATTGGTTTGATGAATATTATGTTGGTGAGTGTGAACGAAAGAACCCGCGAAATAGGAATCAGTAAAGCCTTGGGTGCCACCAAACGCACCATTAGGATTCAGTTTTTGACCGAAGCCATTTTGATTTGTCAAATCGGTGGAATTATTGGGATTATTTTCGGGATTGGAATGGGGAATATCGTCGGTGCCTTTCTTAAAACAGGATTTATCTTCCCTTATGTGTGGGTGATAGGCGGATGGGCATTTACTTTTATTGTTGGGCTGGCAGCCGGAATCTATCCAGCAATCAAAGCTGCAGAACTGGATCCGGTAGAGGCATTGAGGTATGAATAG
- a CDS encoding putative toxin-antitoxin system toxin component, PIN family produces the protein MKIVLDTNSFISCIGKLSPYRNVFDAFLNQRYTLCVSTEILLEYEEKFDQFWGAEVTHNLLGTILTAENTSLYDIFYFFHLVQGDVDDNKFADTYLSSNSDILVSNDRKLLALNQNEFPPMRVMTL, from the coding sequence GTGAAAATCGTTCTTGACACTAACAGTTTTATCAGTTGCATTGGCAAACTCTCCCCTTATAGGAACGTTTTTGATGCGTTTCTAAATCAGCGTTATACGCTTTGCGTTTCGACAGAGATACTTTTAGAATATGAGGAAAAGTTTGACCAATTTTGGGGAGCGGAGGTAACTCATAATCTTCTCGGGACAATTCTTACTGCCGAGAACACTTCTCTTTACGATATTTTTTATTTTTTCCATTTAGTACAAGGTGACGTGGACGACAATAAATTTGCCGACACTTATCTTTCATCTAATTCAGACATCTTGGTTTCAAACGACAGAAAGTTACTCGCGCTTAATCAAAACGAATTCCCACCTATGCGTGTAATGACTTTATAA
- a CDS encoding DUF4407 domain-containing protein, which translates to MNLRKSLCTLSGDDYSIISRCSKDLQNRFAAIGGFVLCIFVLCFVSSYFTFKMLFQNYILGIPVSIFFSWMITNIYLLLLYTLTKNVLPHIQNARARMFSVGIRLGFICFIAIIVSKPLEALVFSNQLSSEIATYKQEQIQKYTVITSEYFDAETQQLKTIIEKQKNITAILQQDKFNNTSNF; encoded by the coding sequence ATGAATCTTAGAAAGTCGCTTTGCACTTTATCCGGTGACGATTACAGCATCATAAGTAGATGCAGTAAAGATCTACAAAATCGCTTTGCAGCGATTGGCGGTTTTGTGCTTTGTATTTTTGTTTTGTGTTTCGTGAGTAGCTATTTCACTTTCAAAATGTTATTTCAAAATTACATTTTAGGAATTCCAGTTTCAATTTTCTTTTCGTGGATGATTACAAATATTTACTTACTCCTACTCTACACTTTGACAAAAAATGTTTTGCCTCATATTCAAAACGCAAGAGCAAGAATGTTTTCAGTAGGAATAAGATTAGGTTTCATTTGTTTCATTGCGATTATAGTTTCAAAACCTTTAGAGGCACTTGTGTTTTCAAATCAATTGAGCAGTGAGATTGCAACCTACAAGCAAGAACAAATTCAAAAATATACGGTAATCACATCAGAGTATTTTGATGCTGAAACGCAACAACTGAAAACAATTATTGAAAAGCAGAAAAACATTACGGCAATACTGCAACAGGACAAGTTCAACAATACGAGCAACTTTTAG